A single genomic interval of Chryseobacterium paludis harbors:
- the namA gene encoding NADPH dehydrogenase NamA produces the protein MLYTPIQFRNVELKNRWVMSPMCMYSCENGLANDFHFVHYGSRSQGGTGLVMVEATGVEPRGRITNKCMGIWNDEQAAKLQKIVEFIHSNSESKIGIQLAHAGRKGSTWNNIQIPMEEGWETLAPSPIPYHPTERIPHVLTVEEIKEQVQNFKTAARRAVKAGFDIIEIHGAHGYLIHQFLSPLSNIRTDEYGGSFENRIRFLLEIVDAVNDELNENVALFVRISGTEYAENGWSVDNSVELARVLKNHNVDLVDVSSGGNIHGAKISVFDGYQVPFSSRVRNEAGVKTGAVGLITKVEQAENILQKGDADLIFVAREILRNPYIAIQGSFEMQEECFFPHQYLRAKISS, from the coding sequence ATGTTATATACTCCAATACAGTTTAGAAATGTTGAACTGAAAAACCGTTGGGTAATGTCTCCCATGTGTATGTATTCGTGTGAAAACGGATTAGCAAATGACTTTCATTTTGTCCACTATGGAAGTAGATCCCAAGGAGGAACAGGATTAGTAATGGTTGAAGCAACGGGTGTTGAACCTCGTGGAAGAATTACCAATAAATGTATGGGTATCTGGAATGACGAACAGGCGGCAAAGCTTCAGAAAATTGTAGAATTCATTCATTCAAATTCTGAAAGTAAGATTGGAATCCAGCTGGCGCATGCTGGAAGAAAAGGATCTACCTGGAATAATATTCAGATTCCCATGGAGGAAGGATGGGAAACTCTTGCTCCAAGTCCAATTCCTTATCATCCGACTGAAAGAATTCCACATGTTTTAACTGTTGAAGAAATTAAAGAACAGGTTCAAAATTTTAAGACTGCTGCAAGAAGAGCTGTTAAAGCTGGTTTTGACATCATAGAAATTCATGGGGCACATGGTTATTTGATCCATCAATTTTTATCTCCACTTTCTAATATCAGAACAGATGAATATGGGGGAAGTTTTGAGAACAGAATAAGATTTCTATTAGAAATTGTAGACGCAGTCAATGATGAGTTGAACGAAAATGTAGCCCTATTTGTTAGAATCTCAGGAACTGAATATGCTGAAAATGGATGGAGTGTTGATAACAGTGTAGAATTGGCAAGAGTTTTAAAGAATCATAATGTAGATTTAGTAGATGTTTCCAGTGGTGGAAATATCCATGGAGCAAAAATATCTGTTTTTGATGGTTATCAGGTACCTTTCTCTTCACGGGTAAGAAATGAAGCTGGAGTAAAGACAGGAGCAGTAGGTTTGATCACTAAAGTGGAACAAGCCGAAAATATTTTACAAAAAGGAGACGCAGATCTGATCTTTGTTGCCAGAGAGATTTTGAGGAATCCATATATTGCCATTCAGGGCTCATTTGAAATGCAGGAAGAATGTTTTTTTCCGCATCAATATCTCAGAGCTAAAATTTCTTCTTAA